TTGGGAACTGCGCTCGGTCAACCACCGCTACCTCGAACCGAACCTGCGCCTGCCCGAAGCCTTCCGCGACCTCGAAGGTGGCGTGCGTGAAGCGCTGCGCCAGGGGCTGTCCCGCGGCAAGGTGGAATGCACCCTGCGCTTCGTCGAGGAGAACACCGGCAAGCCGCTGCAGGTGGATCGCGAACGTGCGGCGCAACTGGTCGCCGCGGCCGAAACCGTGGCCAGCCTGATCAAGCAGCCTGCACCGCTCGACCCGCTGGCCGTGCTGGCCTGGCCGGGCGTACTGGTGGCCGACGCTGCCGATCCGCAGGCGCTCAACGCCGACGCCCTGGGCGCATTCACCCAGGCGCTGGAAGAACTGAAAGCCGGCCGCGCACGCGAAGGCGCCGAGCTGGCGAAAATCATCGACGAGCGCCTGGCCTCGATGCTCGATGAGGTCACCAACCTGCGCCAACTGGTGCCGGAAATGCTCGCCAACCAGCGCCAGAAGATTCTCGATCGCTTCGCCGAAATGAAGGCCGACCTCGACCCGCAGCGCCTGGAGCAGGAAATGGTCCTGCTGGCGCAGAAGAGCGATGTCGCCGAGGAGCTCGACCGGCTCACCACCCACGTCACCGAAGTGCGCCGCGTGCTCAAGGCCGGTGGTGCCGCCGGCCGCCGCCTGGACTTCCTGATGCAGGAACTCAACCGTGAGGCCAACACTCTGGGTTCGAAGGCATTCGATCCACGCTCCACCCAGGCCGCTGTCAATCTCAAGGTCCTGATCGAGCAGATGCGCGAACAGGTCCAGAATATCGAGTAACCGGGAGCTTCCCGGCTACCGAACCGTCAACCGCAACTCCAGGAACGCCCCATGTCCGGCACCCTGTACATCGTTTCCGCCCCGTCCGGCGCCGGCAAGACCAGCCTGGTCAAGGCGCTGCTCGACGCCATGCCAGCCGTGCGCGTCTCCGTCTCCCACACCACCCGCAGCATGCGCCCTGGCGAAGTGGACGGTGTGAACTATCACTTCGTCGGCCGCGACACCTTCACCGCCATGCTTGAGCGCAGCGAGTTCCTCGAACATGCCGAAGTGTTCGGCAACCTCTACGGCACTTCGCAGCGCTGGGTGGAGAAAACCCTGCAGGAAGGTTTCGACCTGATCCTCGAAATCGACTGGCAGGGAGCCCAGCAGGTGCGCAAGCTGATGCCCCAGGCACAGTCGATCTTCATCCTGCCGCCCAGTCAGGAGGCCCTGCGCCAACGCCTGACCAACCGCGGCCAGGACAGTGACGAGGTAATCGACCGCCGGATGCAGGAAGCGGTCAGCGAAATGAGCCATTATGTCGAGTACGATCACCTGGTGATCAACGATGACTTCGCCCATGCGCTGGAAGACCTGAAAGCGATTTTCCGGGCGCGCCAGTTGCGCCAGGACGCCCAGCAGAAACGTCATACCGAACTGCTGCAACAACTGCTGGCCTGAATGGGAAGAGCAAAGGCTCTTCCATAAAGATTGGCGATTTTTTAGACTATTCAGTCCGCCCGGTATTCTCCGGGCATCCATTTTCGTAACGAGGAACACCATGGCCCGCGTCACCGTTGAAGACTGCCTGGACAACGTCGATAACCGTTTCGAGCTGGTCATGCTCGCCACCAAGCGCGCTCGCCAGTTGGCCACCGGCGGCAAGGAGCCGAAGGTAGCCTGGGAAAACGACAAGCCCACCGTCGTCGCTCTGCGCGAGATCGCTTCCGGTCTGGTGGATGCTGAAATCGTTCAGCAGGAGGACGTGGTTGAAGAAGAACCGCTGTTCGCTGCTTTTGAAGACGAGGCCAACAACGAGGCCCTGTAAGTCTATGTCGGGCCGACGAAAAGGCGCGCCGCGACTGGCTGCTCGGCGGGAGGAGATCCCATGCCGAGCATAGACGCCTTCGCCGACCGGCTGTCGAGTTATCTGGGCCCGGATCAGGTCAACCTGGTCCGCCGCGCCTATTACTACGCCGAGCAGGCCCATGACGGGCAACGCCGCCGCAGCGGCGAAGCCTATGTCACGCACCCGCTCGCCGTCGCCAACATCCTCGCCGACATGCACATGGACCATCAGAGCCTGATGGCTGCCATGCTGCACGACGTGATCGAGGACACCGGCATCGCCAAGGAAGCGCTCACCGCCCAGTTCGGCGAGACCGTTTCCGAACTGGTGGACGGGGTCAGCAAGCTGACCCAGATGAATTTCGAGTCCAAGGCCGAGGCCCAGGCCGAAAACTTCCAGAAGATGGCGATGGCCATGGCGCGCGATATCCGGGTGATCCTGGTCAAGCTGGCCGACCGCCTGCACAACATGCGCACGCTGGAAGTACTGTCCGGCGAGAAGCGTAGGCGCATCGCCAAGGAAACCCTGGAGATCTACGCCCCCATTGCCAACCGGCTGGGCATGCACAGCATGCGCGTGGAGTTCGAGGATCTCGGCTTCAAGGCCATGCACCCGATGCGCTCCGAGCGCATCCGCCAGGCGGTGAAGAAGGCCCGTGGCAACCGCCGCGAAATCGTCGGAAAGATCCAGGAGTCGCTGGTGAACTGCCTCGCCCGCGAGGGCATGGAAGGCCAGGTCCTGGGCCGCGAGAAGCACCTGTTCAGCATCTACAAGAAGATGCGCGGCAAGCGCAAGGCGTTCAACGAGATCATGGACGTCTACGCCTTCCGCATCATCGTCGACAAGGTCGACACCTGCTACCGCGTGCTCGGCGCCGTGCACAACCTGTACAAGCCGTTCCCCGGTCGCTTCAAGGACTACATCGCCATTCCCAAGGCCAACGGCTACCAGTCGTTGCACACCACCCTGTTCGGCATGCACGGCGTACCCATCGAGATCCAGATCCGCACCCGCGAGATGGAAGAGATGGCGAACCACGGCATCGCCGCGCACTGGCTGTACAAATCCAGCGAAGACGAATCGCCCAAGGGCACCCACGCCCGCGCCCGCCAGTGGGTGAAGGGCATCCTCGAACTGCAGCAGCGCGCCGGTAACTCGCTGGAATTCATCGAGAACGTCAAGATCGACCTGTTCCCGGACGAGGTCTACGTCTTCACACCCAAGGGCCGCATCATGGAGCTGCCCAAGGGCTCCACGGCCGTGGACTTCGCCTACGCGGTACACACCGACGTCGGCAACAGCTGCATCGCCTGCCGCATCAACCGCCGCCTGGCGCCTCTGTCCGAGCCGCTGCAAAGCGGTGCGACGGTGGAGATCGTCACCGCGCCGGGCACCCGGCCGAATCCGGCCTGGCTCAACTTCGTGGTCACCGGCAAGGCACGCACGCACATTCGCCATGCACTGAAGCTGCAACGCCGCTCCGAGTCGATCAACCTCGGCGAGCGCCTGCTGAACAAGACCCTCGCAGGCTTCGACAGCCACCTCGAAAAGATCCCGCAGGAGCGCATCCAGGGCGTACTCGCCGAGTACCGCATGGAGGTCTTCGAAGACCTGCTGGAAGAGATCGGCCTGGGCAACCGTATGGCCTACGTGGTCGCACGCCGCCTGCTGTCCAGCGACGGCGAGCAGGCACCGAGCGCCGAAGGCCCGCTGGCGATCCGCGGTACCGAGGGCCTGGTGCTCAGCTACGCAAAATGCTGCACACCGATCCCGGGCGACCCCATCGTCGGCCACCTGTCCGCCGGCAAGGGCATGGTGGTGCACCTGGAAAACTGCAAGAACATCAGCGAAATCCGCCACAACCCGGAGAAGTGCATCCAGCTCAGTTGGGCCAAGGATGTCACCGGGGAGTTCAACGTCGAACTACGCGTCGA
The Pseudomonas triclosanedens DNA segment above includes these coding regions:
- the rpoZ gene encoding DNA-directed RNA polymerase subunit omega, which codes for MARVTVEDCLDNVDNRFELVMLATKRARQLATGGKEPKVAWENDKPTVVALREIASGLVDAEIVQQEDVVEEEPLFAAFEDEANNEAL
- a CDS encoding YicC/YloC family endoribonuclease, whose amino-acid sequence is MVHSMTAFARVERAGTHGTLSWELRSVNHRYLEPNLRLPEAFRDLEGGVREALRQGLSRGKVECTLRFVEENTGKPLQVDRERAAQLVAAAETVASLIKQPAPLDPLAVLAWPGVLVADAADPQALNADALGAFTQALEELKAGRAREGAELAKIIDERLASMLDEVTNLRQLVPEMLANQRQKILDRFAEMKADLDPQRLEQEMVLLAQKSDVAEELDRLTTHVTEVRRVLKAGGAAGRRLDFLMQELNREANTLGSKAFDPRSTQAAVNLKVLIEQMREQVQNIE
- the gmk gene encoding guanylate kinase, giving the protein MSGTLYIVSAPSGAGKTSLVKALLDAMPAVRVSVSHTTRSMRPGEVDGVNYHFVGRDTFTAMLERSEFLEHAEVFGNLYGTSQRWVEKTLQEGFDLILEIDWQGAQQVRKLMPQAQSIFILPPSQEALRQRLTNRGQDSDEVIDRRMQEAVSEMSHYVEYDHLVINDDFAHALEDLKAIFRARQLRQDAQQKRHTELLQQLLA
- the spoT gene encoding bifunctional GTP diphosphokinase/guanosine-3',5'-bis pyrophosphate 3'-pyrophosphohydrolase, translating into MPSIDAFADRLSSYLGPDQVNLVRRAYYYAEQAHDGQRRRSGEAYVTHPLAVANILADMHMDHQSLMAAMLHDVIEDTGIAKEALTAQFGETVSELVDGVSKLTQMNFESKAEAQAENFQKMAMAMARDIRVILVKLADRLHNMRTLEVLSGEKRRRIAKETLEIYAPIANRLGMHSMRVEFEDLGFKAMHPMRSERIRQAVKKARGNRREIVGKIQESLVNCLAREGMEGQVLGREKHLFSIYKKMRGKRKAFNEIMDVYAFRIIVDKVDTCYRVLGAVHNLYKPFPGRFKDYIAIPKANGYQSLHTTLFGMHGVPIEIQIRTREMEEMANHGIAAHWLYKSSEDESPKGTHARARQWVKGILELQQRAGNSLEFIENVKIDLFPDEVYVFTPKGRIMELPKGSTAVDFAYAVHTDVGNSCIACRINRRLAPLSEPLQSGATVEIVTAPGTRPNPAWLNFVVTGKARTHIRHALKLQRRSESINLGERLLNKTLAGFDSHLEKIPQERIQGVLAEYRMEVFEDLLEEIGLGNRMAYVVARRLLSSDGEQAPSAEGPLAIRGTEGLVLSYAKCCTPIPGDPIVGHLSAGKGMVVHLENCKNISEIRHNPEKCIQLSWAKDVTGEFNVELRVELEHQRGLIALLATSVNAADGNIEKISMDERDGRISVVQLVVSVHDRVHLARVIKKLRALKGVIRITRMRS